One window from the genome of Scatophagus argus isolate fScaArg1 chromosome 13, fScaArg1.pri, whole genome shotgun sequence encodes:
- the LOC124069801 gene encoding mitochondrial ubiquitin ligase activator of nfkb 1-A, translating to MSETLVLIGVGSFAFSGLFYHLYQEKKKELKKLKEIPVFKPDQHLIRVLKASPHKRLQYVAVEGLVQADGEPLASQFVPRCFGVIQKIVVEEHWKYWNSLSQTWNSRTINRKETNNAVPFSLISPGAYITDLYVKIQKPLEASGCDLERVYFKVRQAEEGLVNVVLQGFSGEKPVAMKESEEMLRVGSTLTGFGEVVLEGGKVMRLQAPQDGRKYILIPTDHRSFLDRHERSASMWKTLTAVTGITGASLLAGVIYNLVGKQDDRSK from the exons ATGAGTGAAACGCTGGTTTTGATTGGTGTCGGGTCCTTTGCCTTCTCTGGTCTGTTTTACCACTTataccaagaaaagaaaaaagagctgaaaaagCTTAAG gaaATACCAGTTTTCAAGCCAGATCAACATCTGATCAGAGTGCTGAAAGCATCTCCCCACAAGCGACTTCAGTATGTTGCCGTAGAAG gTCTGGTTCAGGCAGATGGGGAACCTCTGGCCAGCCAGTTTGTCCCACGATGCTTTGGTGTGATTCAGAAGATAGTAGTGGAGGAGCACTGGAAATACTGGAACTCCCTCAGCCAGACATG GAATTCTCggacaataaacagaaaagaaaccaACAATGCAGTGCCCTTCAGTCTGATCAGCCCTGGAGCCTACATCACTGACTTGTATGTAAAGATTCAAAAGCCTCTAGAGGCTTCTGGGTGCGACTTGGAGAGAGTCTATTTCAAAGTAAGACAAGCTGAGGAGGGCTTGGTGAACGTGGTTTTGCAGGGCTTTAGCGGAGAGAAACCTGTAGCCATGAAGGAGAGCGAGGAGATGCTTCGGGTGGGGAGCACCCTGACGGGTTTTGGTGAGGTGGTGCTGGAGGGGGGCAAGGTGATGAGGCTGCAAGCCCCACAGGATGGCCGCAAGTACATCCTGATACCGACTGACCACCGAAGCTTCTTGGACAGGCACGAGAGATCGGCCAGCATGTGGAAAACGCTGACTGCTGTTACTGGCATCACAGGGGCTTCTCTTCTAGCCGGCGTCATCTACAATTTGGTTGGGAAACAGGATGACAGATCGAAGTAG